tgattcgaaaataaattccatttattatattatatccgtATTGTTTCCAAAGTATCGAAGATCgtctctaaaaaatattatcgtaggtaataattcttcaattatgACGTTGTTGTAAAGacaataatcatttttctttattaacaaCATTATCGTATCTTAAATATCTATaggtttcgaataattatttgttgtaaatttgtttatataaaatagacaataaatgataatatctaatataatcgattataaaattaaaagatcgctaattatataataattattttgactcattttaaaataccaataatctttatatatttacatggttgaattggatttttttcaaattcctcttatatcgaaaaatacagagattttagattaattagtaaattagatttagatttaaaaaatacaaaaagaaagcAAATACGAAAATCATTGgtgaattttaaacatttttattagctGAATAATgtggaagaatatttttccgaGTCATTGTTACCAGATACATTCCGTTATGGTTACATCATCGCTCAATTTGGCGCCAGTAAATTTACCTATCCATTTAATCATTCATTCGAAATTACTCGTTTACGCTCGCCTACgtatttctccattttttttctcaaaaatgagaagaaattcgataataaaacgaaaacggatgaataaaataaaaatattttatttaaaattaagattaagataattttatacgttAATCGTACTTGgctttgattttatataaatttgatcgtATAAAGTTTCTCCAAACGATTTTTACCAATGAACGATCCTCGTATGCTTCGTTTTGAAAGATACGAAATCGCggttaaaagtattttaatgcTTAATCGAACATTAAAACTGGCGCgtagtttgaaaataaatgtgGTAGAACTACCGGTTCGATCCGTTCCGCTGTACGAGCtggaattttctatttttagtattaatatCTATCCGATATTTTCCTATAACTCAAGTTATATTTCTGTGATTATGCATCAATTCGTTTTGGTTTCATTGCAGAATAATTtgcagatataatttttctgataCGATCATACAAATATCGAACGActtcacttttttatttacacgCTTTTTATAggagaataaaatatgtattacgcgtgtattaaaatattcggtaatagatataataacgaTTTTCTTCACCTTTCGGTGAAGatacatttgaaattattttacaatttcgatCGCTGCAtacatttatcaattattttcctcGCAACTTTTCtctctgaaaaaaatgaaaataaataaataaataattgtctcTTTTCACTTAAAcggaatatttcttattcaagatagaacaagaataattattaaatggaaATGATGATAAACGAAtcatatttgcaattttcttgttatttttcaattttaatatttatcaatcttgtataattttcatttcaaaagataatatttaaagagaaaaaaatattatttttcaaattaagagattttgtttttaagtttttttatttgctttacttttatcaagatttgaaattaaaagcaTTCGAACGACTCGCAGACGATATTCGCACGTATTCCCAagttataaattgttaaacgatgatcgataatattttacagcGCCCGTTAATTCGTCGACGATATACTCCTTACTAAAACTGCTCAAATATTCACGACTATTATCGTGAAAATCTGAATTGAAAATGATGTTGAAAatcaacattaatttatttgtgcGTATCAAGGACAAATTAATTAGTGATAAagtcatataaataatgattgaaatgaccttttcttttataatacttaattatttcttatttctgttctcttaaaagaaacattttcattctcatatttctcgataaataataaaattttaataacagacggcaaaaataattttaatagaacaaataataaaataatttgaataataaaaaatcaaatgaaataataataataatataatagaataaatatgaaagaatatgaaaggatatagaaaatatgatagaatagaagataagaaaaaaataaataaaatcaaaggaaaaaattgtatcgtaaAGTAATATAGAATAGAAGGAATTCACAagttagaatttagaatttaaatagaataaattgaaacatatttgttataaatatttataaatggaaatggaaatggaaatcgataaatgaaaatttaaataaaatttgaatatataaatttgccaATTAGTAACTTcctaagatatataattttttctctatttaattttccaaatagaAACTTGTAGTCATTTGTGTTATTAACTACGCCTTCCTCGCAATGTATCTCTTgcgtttaattaatctttatgatttttttttttttcatttttttacttttttttttttattcaggtCGAATCGGTGGATTTGGCATTAAAGATCTTGGATAAATCGCAAATCAGGGGTAAAACGTTGTCTGTTCAGAGGGCAAAGTTTCAAATGAAAGGAGACGCGTACGACCCAGCCTTGAAaccgaaaaggaaaaaaaaggataaggaACGACAGAAAAAGTTGCAAGAAAAGTAAGTCGCATATAgtagatatttcatttttagaatttcttttgttttttatttatcgttaaacGGATAGATAATCCATAGTAAGATAATCGTAGGATCAAGGTAAGCCTGTATCTAACTAAATtgcttcatttttctttattttattattcttttcttctcgacgGAAAATAAGACAGAATGCAAAAAACGTAAATTTTACCTctattctttaatatcttataatcaaattatcgcagttgaaatataaatatacatatattatctaCATATAATATACGTGTATTATCTATTCGgtttagtttaattaaatttaaattctaaattcttgaagaaacaaattaattttgtagatTTCTATTCGTTTTATCAGAAAAAATGCAAAcctaagattattttaaaaatacagtgTACTAAAATAATCGCTTgcgcgaaatatatattatatttttaattttaatttcaatttaaagagatattaaatatatttaaatatatccagtgatttaaaatatatcacaatcgtattttattttatcagaattttattataattttttatatttctttgttattcAAAAAACTTCGAACAATTATGCGAAAAAATCACGATATCGAGTTCGTTCCAAATAATTCCATCTTAAAATCGCATCTTATCCGATTAGAATATTTCGAgcgtttcttttcatttacatCCGCCTTCATTCATCTTATTCTGTTGGCAATTATTTCAGAATCCATACCATACAACACACGTGTTACCTCTCAATCTTCTAGGAATCAATATACGTTTCATCTTTATACTAGTTAGTCTTTGATTACGGCATACTATTCATATACTATTTTTTCCTCGTTAaggattgatttatattaagcGAACGAAGCACAAAAACTCAAACCTCGtgtgcaatttatttttcttttacgaaaCGACAGATTGATaggaaaaaattgacaaatatttcggaaattatatcaaattttaatatggtATATTGTTCATCTTTAAAATTGTACCGTTCGATCATAAGTGACTACAAGTTATTTCAACGAAAGCATAaacttacaattttataaaatcaatcgaGAAATAGTTTCGATCTAaggaagattaattaaaattattatagcttctccatttcaaaaatcattaaattccaAGATCTCAATCtgcgtaatatatatatgtatacattattataaataacaaatatataatattataaataacaaacacaaaactttaataacaaaaagttcataaaaatattccaatacttatttctctaaaatttccaagttttattattaattcctggtattaagaattattaattcttaatattaaaatcaaagtaacaattctaaattttgaatttttaaaaacttttatatcgaacattttctttttttatcgtttcaacaaaaaaaaattgaaattttttccgtacatatatatttatacatatatttgtatataaatatatacgtgtagaaagttataaaatgtattcgaaacgaacgaataaaatcatttccGTCCATCTCCGTGTTCGAGATCGTATGAAATCGAACGATCGGCAGAGGTCATGGTAAACTTGATCACGTCTCGTAAACCGGATATGAGAGAGGCTCGAATCAAGTTGCTCGAGATAATAGGGCCAGACTGTTTGGCGTTGGTGAATTCCGGTAAAAGCAGCTGCGCGACTCGATTACTCACGCGCCACGATGTTAGTATATCGCTCTTGCATCCAGACTTCTGTACTTTTTTACACACGTCCATTCAGCGAgcaaaaagaaacgattctcTTCCCATGTTATGATCCATATGCGATACTGCCTTACGATGCACCAcaatcttgtttctttttttccttcgctttcaaattcatattgaaaattttatttaaatcatttaatatcgtAAACCAATTAATTGTCCCCATtaatctcttctctcttcttctctctcctcctctttccttctctctctctctctctctctctctctctctcccccccctctctttccttctctctctctctctctctctccttttctccctCCCGTTTCCGTTGAAATATCTTCACGTTTGAGAATTTCGCGGTTAAGATATATCGATTCTGAAATctgtgaatatatttgaatagagGGTTCTTAGACCGTCTATGGTCCTATCCATTCACAGTGTCCGTAATCATCAGTTAGCCGAGTGTTTGCCATCTTCATCGGTGTGCACGAGGTATCCGCCTAAGGACGAGAGTTCGATGCCCTGAACTTTGCGAAAACCAGTTATTTACGAACGAACTTGAGGTCCATCTCGACTGTTCTTTACCGGAAGTTTCAGCTCTAACGGTCTTTTTGCGCTCAAATCGATTTCTATTTGTCTATCTGTTTTCCTATTCGGACAATTTTCTCTCATGGCCTCGATATCgatcaatcaattttctttcacgaCCTTCGTCAATTTTATAACGATTCCTATGTTTATTACTATATGCAACGATACCAcgtatctttataatttgttcTTCGCatcgaattattgaatttctatcatgtacatatatacatgattcgtattccaattttttatacgattttatatttgaaatcaataaaaagtatcgtaatcatttttcatttataaaattttgtttctcttttcttacttttactttttgtCTTACTCTtacttttcttataataaaaaaaaaaaaatacttgggGATGTtgaatcgaacgaaagaaaaaatctttgatcggtattacgagaaaattaatcaaaagattGATTTgacacgaaaagaaaaaaataaaatgtaataatgtatacaatctttcatttttctttgaagCAAGTAACGttacgtaatatttatataataagaaattaaaaaaaaaatgtttatataaaaaaatctttacccGTAAAAGATatgtaaaagtatattaagGTTGTTTAACGAtagtattattatcgatagtAGGACATTATTTCTGGCTTACGTCATTTAGGTCATCAATACGACGTATAGCTGtcattattcgataaaaataacagttgaaaataaaatttttctttttctaatttttctccatAAATATTACtcgtgaatattatatattacatatatcgaatattacaacagaaaaaaaaactataaaataatataaaatagtataaaataaacgattttcGGATATAATAAATCCAATGCTGCAATTTCCTATTCGACAAGTATccttttaatccaatttttattactcttaTATATGCACGTATAAATTTCCATGCgtgtttattttatcgatataattttatacataaaaaattatgtaatacataaaacttttaattaataaacgattaataattaataaattgatcacGTATAGAAACAAATTTCGATAAACTTTGTACATTGACAGAaatcttgataaatatatttttttttctaattaaatcagCTTGGGAATTTTACCAGCCACGATGTTGTAAATGAAACATTTGATCTATATGCATTATCGCTGATACGCATTTGTCATTGACTTGATACTTGTTTAATTACGGCATAAATATTACGCGATATATACTACGCGCATCAACATTCAATTCATTCAATCATATacctaatttaaataattaaataaacattttttgattcgtagattagatatatttttcacacatatataaaattgaaacggaCTTGATGATATctatttcttgtaaaaaaatcattgtaatTTCTAGTCTACGTCTATTCGCAAATTAGAAAAAGCTACACGTGTCACTTAATCTTATATCGCACCGTATATATTTACTCTTTGTACAATACATTTGATTATCTCGTTACGCTCATGCaaattcgatttgaaattttatatcttcactttaaatgcaaatttcattttttatattctttcgcTTAATTGAAAGACTCTtagaatatatctatatacgtgtataaaatataatttgaatacaaataacaaacacaatttgcaaaaatttataattaattcgtttatgcgcgtaaaatctttttaaatacgcGAAACACAAATAATTCttaactaattataatatataatataaattacggTTCAAACGGAACTCGAAggtacaaaattgaaaaattaaaaattgtcaacAACACATACAACTAATTTATACGAAGTTTTCGTTTTTTCacgttttcaatttcaatttgtataatataatataaaattaacgtaaaatcaatcaaatctAAAActgtaaaagtatatatatttttttaatttataaaaatttcacaaatttctacctaagtttatttatttatttattaagtaaaaaaaaaaatttttaataaatacacagataatacaataaatataattcgaaatatttgaaatataatataaaatatatatatcacaaagaataaataaaagatttcaatttttttataaatacacgcACAAAGAAAAGGTccaattacttattatttattcatcctTGTTGCTTTTGTCACAGATTATTCGATTGGAGGCCCGAACGTGCGCCAGGAGAACCATTGAAACACGAAAGagtagtaattataaaaaatctattttctccGGAAGATTTTGACAAAGAGGTGTCGTTATTGCTGGAATATCAACAGGACATCAGATCGGAATGCTTGAAATGCGGTGACGTCCGAAAAGTTGTTATTTACGATGTAAGTACATCCGAAACGATcacttttattagattattttcgGAAAAATAAACGCAATAAACTCAAATATCAGATCAATTTACGAGTTCGTATTAACGTTATTATTCTTGATTCTATTATTCCATTACATAAtcgttattattcttaattctaataaaataagaataataacaatgaaattaaattatatctatatatctcaatctaataatatatcattttataaaaatgcttttttatctcaatgattttttactaaaccgttttatataataaatttattttatcgatcatgcgcgataatatttaacgattatttaatgataattaaatattaataaattcacaaatatctataaaaaatagatcatTAAAGCATCAATTTAGATCGATTATAAAAGCATTCTGCGTCGCTTAGATCATCACCGACTAATGAAGTAATGTcacgtaatattttataactgtaTATACGCACTTACCACAAGTATATACACCGCTTACAATCGAATCGTCTTGTCGTAGATTTCTTTAACGACCCATGCAAAATGGAAcagatctttcttctttcaatatcGAATACTTTGGatcaatatcgaatatttttcatctcttatatcaaaatttttattattttcttcgcgTATCGGACCTGTTTAATGtaataacgatattaataacaataatcaatAGATTTAAGAAAATCGTTACATCGgcgattgataaaaatgtgataaaatttaaataaatcggatatcgaaaatttaatttttcttatacgaaaagaaaagaaataatctcgtaaaataaaatttctttcgtttcattcgCTTTTAGAAAGATGTCAtgcttttcaaaaaattataaatttaaaaacgtaatttttttcttattatataatcgaatcgaaatacaTAATTCcgcaaaattattccattttattttgtcaacagtttatatttttatatatttcttaggGATCGTATCGATAGATAAGACAATTTGATCCGatctataatctttttttttttcatcaaagataatattattttaaacttttacaaCGAATCACAAATACCGTTTATTTATTAGCCGCATCGAAAAATACGGTTTCGTCGAttcaaagatgaaaaaaacgtACGGTAAAATCACATCGACAACAAGATGCAAGATGCACGGAAACAATGGCAATCGCAAAAAATTCACGGATATTTctccaaaaaaataatttaattttataaatttaacaacaaAACATTCGTAATCGATACATTTGATACAGCGAAATCATTCAATATCATTCAAAGCGAGAATCGTATTCTTTAGCTCGAACTTggttaaaaatggaaaaaaagaaaaccgatTATCGAAGTCGTCAAGTATTTTTGTTCGCTTATATATCCCCATCCAGCGAAGCGTGTCACACCGTCACACCGAAACAAtagatcataaattttttcctcgagcTCTCTCAAACGCTCGAGCTCTCAATTCTTCTTCGTGTTTTGGGTTAGCTGTCATTTCGTACGACGTTTATTGTCGATAACACGAACGAAACTCGAGTTTCGTATTCGTTGTCGGTCCAAAGTGCCGACAAACGATTTCGCGCTTTTATTTACGCGACCCTTACTTATTccgttatttattcaaattattcgaaatcttGGAATACGTTAAAacttaagttaaaattattattacacttattaaatctttattcaaaGTTACTCGAATTAATCGCTCTTCGAATAATCTCTtgcaataatgataaattggcaattatttacaattcaacggcaattattcgaaagtaattttattcgaaattttaaccgGTTTTTTCAACTCGTTTTTCGTTTCGCATaacgtataattataaattcaaaaaacgaAACTCTTCGCGCAAATGTacgtaatagtttttttttatagaaataggttttttatagaaaaaaatattacactcgttaatatttaatcgtcataaaaggaaattttctcgaattcaaaaaggatttttacattatacattttacatttgcAGAGACATCCGGAAGGCGTTGCACAGGTAACATTTCGGGAACCAGCAGAAGCACAAGCttgtattcaattattaaacggCCGTTGGTTCAGCCAAAGGAAAATATCGGCTGAAATATGGGATGGTAAAACGAAATACAAGTAAGTTGCTCTCTCGCTTTTCCGTTGTCTTTATCtacttatataaaactttattcaaCACGAGTTCATTATCAGTCGAGGCTCGCTTTTTACACAAGTATCATTACGTAATATAcacgaattaaaaaagtaaggaTTTAATCGTATATCGCGGTCAcgatcgtaaaaagaaaatacttcTTATCTTCGTTTCAAGAAGCGATTCTagcaaatatttcgaatattttattcagtaattttaatatttaagataataatatttaagatatcgaTTAACGATCGTAAcaacattgtaaaaaaatacacaaattacacaattaacaagaaataataaattaatctttaactttttattcgcttaagaatttataaaaaatccgGTATgacgataaatcgataaattataacgGAGTAGATACAGAGACGAAGGATGAAAACACGATATTTTctaaatcgattatttttttcttgtttagaATTTTGGAAACAGACGCGGAAACGGAAGCTCGAATCGCTAAATGGGACAAATATCTAGAAAccgaagaggaaaagaaggaagaggaaattgCGAAGGACGAGTTACGAAAGGAGTCGAAACAAGACGAAAGGCCCGTAATTACAGAGAAAACGGGGTTACCCGAAACAACAGCGAAGACATTGGAAAAATCGGAAACGACACAATTCACGAATATCGCGAAATACGCGAAGACGTTGGAAAATACAAAACGAAGCGAAATATCATTGAATTCTGGAAATTCGCAGgaagcaataaaaaatatcgagtagATGTAACAAAAATTCTATCGACAGATACGTATTCACGAATCGATCGCGGGAAAAGCACATGCTTTATACGAAATACACAATTAAGAGTAACGTTGACGATCGCGATTAGCGAAAAGAAACGGGAACGGTCGATCACGGGATAACTTTCGATCGAGTAACTTGTAATTTATCGTTgaacattcaaatattatattatatcaaatgtataaaatcgaaattacgTCCTCGTTactcaaaagaaataaaggaaaataattttccctgtaatttttctttcacttttcttttctcacctTTTCAATTTCGCTCCTCATTATTTTGCGTTTTCAacttactttataatttatatttataatatttacgagATAGAatacgtttatatttattatctcctTACAATCggaagtaaattttatacgagtggttttattttaatacatttaattatagaatattttataatatatatatatatatatatatatacgtacaaaatattacaaacagAGACGATTCCTgcgacgaacgaacgaattttATAACGTTATTAGATACGTAAATTAGATACGTATTCAGAAAACGtacgagaaaaatttccaaaaaactgTCACTCtctattcgattaaaatttggaagacGATTTCTCGTTTCGTACAAAAATGTAACGTTGTTACGAGAAAGATTTTTGCGATTCGAAAATCAAGATGGTTCAATTTGACATAAAACGTTTCATCATTTTAAGGTCGCTTTCAATATTACCGACTCGGCGTGGAATAAGATCAGAACAGTAAGTATATATCAAttactttctttcctttttttttccgagaataatataagaaaaaagaatcgctTATATCTTCATATCGTAGCTTTTCTAGTTTCCTACCGCGATTCTAATTCATCATTAATTCGCAATTTCCGAACGTTAATAGGCAATTTCgttaatatagtttttaaccggaccgttatttaatttttttttaacgtcgaAAGCACATTGTTCGTTTCGgaacaaatttctaaaattttaaaatcatagaaTTCCATTATCGAGAATAACAAACGAACGATCGTTACCACAAGAGCTACCGTCATTCATTAGAATCGAAATACTCgatcaagaatttttcttttattttaccaGTCCCTATATCCATAACACGCaacgaaaaagaatcgaaaaaaaaatcgacgcGGAAGAtcaaatctgaaaataaaatctaaaaaggaagaaattcactattaatattttatattttcatcatcgtgaaaacgagaaataatcgataattgaaaatgtagaaaaaaaaaagcaaaataaatttttcaaacaaaacattaaattattttatcaactaTCAAAccattaattatctatttatctacatTACTTTATTCAATActctttaaaattatgcacgtatttgattcaaaatcgcacatttttttttttttttttatttctttttcctacTCCATCTACAAAGAactttgaaacaaatttaaatatagtaaCAAATTCAAACATTATAAGCATTTTgtcaattcgaaaaattctttttatatccttCGTAAGAATTATCGTGTCTCTACAAGCCGTGTCtactcaaaaaataaaaattatcgattcatAACCTAAGCATTACGAATCAAAGGAAAGTAAGTATAATTTGAATCTAAAGTCG
This DNA window, taken from Apis mellifera strain DH4 linkage group LG12, Amel_HAv3.1, whole genome shotgun sequence, encodes the following:
- the LOC408387 gene encoding HIV Tat-specific factor 1 homolog, which produces MANCQDTDKTEDFMKYYKFDGQSYIYNDPTNNVTYKFDQEKNEWVVKNTEEINVKNSNDNESKTQEGVFGFENDTHTYTDPNDGSVYFWDKEKNAWFPKVDEDFMARYQMSYGFTDTNRIETKPVQQFQSQGKVDKEKKKMEAKRKSQEPPTWFEVDEAHNTAIYVSGLPLDITMDELTELFNKCGLIARDEKGKDKIKLYKDSNGQPKGDALCIYIKVESVDLALKILDKSQIRGKTLSVQRAKFQMKGDAYDPALKPKRKKKDKERQKKLQEKLFDWRPERAPGEPLKHERVVIIKNLFSPEDFDKEVSLLLEYQQDIRSECLKCGDVRKVVIYDRHPEGVAQVTFREPAEAQACIQLLNGRWFSQRKISAEIWDGKTKYKILETDAETEARIAKWDKYLETEEEKKEEEIAKDELRKESKQDERPVITEKTGLPETTAKTLEKSETTQFTNIAKYAKTLENTKRSEISLNSGNSQEAIKNIE